A window from Fibrobacter sp. encodes these proteins:
- a CDS encoding thiamine phosphate synthase codes for MRLWLSTCLDNFSSEFDDIEEMFKRGLTRLILQKRGRGGAPSASESEYDRWLLSLPLEYRDRIWVRGTPDMAERLEVRGCVVDAGVLAGDVPERWKRIDCVVICRDPEELVNLPEWVSAVLVGPVYQPQSALESVKTLGAQSFARIFENANENLPRVIAFGGIDHENLDEFKKLPLQGISVLGGIWNYADPVNAFIKLGRACNN; via the coding sequence ATGCGGCTTTGGCTATCGACATGCCTTGACAATTTCTCCTCCGAGTTCGATGACATCGAGGAAATGTTCAAGCGTGGGCTCACGAGGCTCATCTTGCAAAAGCGTGGCCGCGGGGGCGCTCCTTCCGCGAGCGAAAGCGAATATGACCGCTGGCTCCTTTCTCTCCCGTTGGAATACCGCGATCGCATTTGGGTGCGCGGCACTCCCGACATGGCGGAGCGTCTGGAAGTTCGCGGTTGCGTTGTCGATGCGGGCGTGCTTGCGGGCGATGTTCCCGAACGCTGGAAGCGCATCGACTGCGTCGTGATTTGCCGTGACCCGGAAGAACTCGTGAATTTGCCCGAATGGGTTTCCGCCGTCCTTGTCGGCCCTGTTTATCAGCCGCAGTCGGCACTTGAATCTGTAAAGACTCTCGGGGCTCAGTCATTTGCCCGCATATTCGAGAACGCGAACGAGAATCTCCCGCGCGTAATCGCCTTCGGGGGAATCGACCACGAAAATCTGGACGAATTTAAGAAACTCCCTTTACAGGGAATCTCCGTGCTGGGCGGAATCTGGAACTACGCCGACCCCGTCAACGCCTTCATCAAGCTCGGGCGTGCTTGCAATAACTAG
- the hflX gene encoding GTPase HflX — MKQPAEHKQEKERCILVGISTPKIRNWMASEQLAELGRLAETAGAVVVKSFLQRVQNFNPATLIGEGKVNEVKRALEEENAKMVVFDDDLSGSQVRNLEQRLPGIKVLDRTGLILDIFAKHAITAESRLMVEVAQLQYMMPRLTGAWTHLCRQHNGGIGTKGPGETQLETDRRMIRKRIQELKKKLEKIEEARESQAENRNDIFQVGIVGYTNAGKSTLTNRLTGADVYVEDKLFATLDSTTRKLYLDGENIILSDTVGFIRKLPHNLIETFKSTLGVAAHADCILEVVDGSAPDYRDHLEVTHKTLEGIIDKETPRIRVFNKAEICDEARRTELRENYPEAIQISARENIGMERLRAAFKEQLEAWKKRRFAREEQKRERAEAPWPEAPAV, encoded by the coding sequence ATGAAACAGCCCGCAGAACATAAACAGGAAAAGGAACGCTGCATTCTCGTGGGGATTTCCACCCCGAAGATTCGAAACTGGATGGCAAGCGAACAGCTTGCGGAACTCGGGCGACTCGCCGAAACTGCAGGCGCAGTCGTCGTCAAGAGCTTCTTGCAGCGCGTCCAGAATTTCAACCCGGCCACCCTCATCGGCGAAGGCAAGGTGAACGAAGTCAAGCGCGCCCTCGAAGAAGAAAACGCGAAGATGGTCGTGTTCGACGACGACCTTTCCGGCTCGCAGGTGCGCAACCTGGAACAGCGGCTCCCCGGCATCAAGGTGCTCGACCGCACGGGCCTCATTCTCGATATTTTCGCGAAACACGCCATCACGGCAGAGAGCCGCCTGATGGTGGAAGTCGCGCAGTTGCAGTACATGATGCCGCGCCTCACCGGTGCATGGACGCACCTTTGCCGCCAGCACAACGGCGGTATCGGCACCAAGGGCCCGGGCGAAACCCAGCTGGAAACGGACCGCCGCATGATCCGCAAGCGCATTCAGGAACTGAAGAAAAAACTCGAGAAAATCGAGGAGGCGCGCGAAAGCCAGGCCGAAAACCGCAACGACATTTTCCAAGTGGGCATCGTCGGCTACACGAACGCCGGCAAGTCTACGCTCACCAACCGCCTGACCGGTGCCGACGTGTACGTGGAAGACAAGCTGTTCGCGACCCTCGACAGCACGACGCGCAAACTCTACCTGGACGGAGAAAACATCATACTCTCCGATACCGTCGGGTTCATCCGCAAACTCCCCCACAACCTCATAGAGACCTTCAAGAGCACGCTCGGAGTGGCCGCACATGCGGACTGCATTCTGGAAGTCGTTGACGGGAGCGCGCCGGACTACCGCGACCACCTAGAAGTCACGCACAAGACGCTCGAAGGCATCATCGACAAGGAAACGCCCCGCATCCGCGTGTTCAACAAGGCCGAAATCTGCGACGAGGCGCGCCGTACCGAACTTCGGGAAAACTACCCCGAGGCAATCCAGATAAGCGCCCGCGAAAACATCGGGATGGAAAGGCTCAGGGCCGCATTCAAGGAGCAGCTCGAAGCCTGGAAAAAGCGCAGGTTCGCCCGCGAAGAGCAGAAAAGGGAACGCGCCGAAGCCCCATGGCCGGAGGCACCTGCGGTATAA
- a CDS encoding phosphatidylglycerophosphatase A, giving the protein MNRDELKEKYGKKRVPHEWRKTDWFTTLVVTFFGSGMSPKAPGTMGSLAAAIVAYPMAILSSRYWFQYTHVINEQTTGTRSYGLFLVAALIVFFASIPFVKKAMKDTGTEDPGWIVIDEVCGIFMSLAFIPAEIIIAHPWILAAAFGLFRVFDILKPLGIHKFEKFPGAWGVMADDLLGGFYTGILIWLSFIAFPFLG; this is encoded by the coding sequence ATGAATCGCGATGAACTGAAAGAGAAATACGGAAAGAAGCGTGTGCCGCACGAATGGCGCAAGACGGACTGGTTCACCACTCTCGTCGTGACGTTTTTCGGTTCGGGAATGAGCCCGAAGGCACCCGGCACCATGGGAAGCCTCGCCGCCGCGATTGTCGCCTACCCCATGGCCATCCTGAGTTCCAGATACTGGTTCCAGTACACCCACGTCATCAACGAGCAGACCACCGGCACCCGGTCTTACGGGCTATTCCTCGTCGCGGCCCTCATCGTATTCTTCGCCTCTATCCCGTTCGTGAAAAAAGCGATGAAGGATACCGGCACCGAAGACCCCGGCTGGATCGTCATTGACGAAGTCTGCGGCATCTTCATGAGCCTCGCATTCATTCCGGCCGAAATCATCATCGCCCACCCCTGGATTCTGGCCGCCGCGTTCGGGCTGTTCCGAGTCTTCGACATCCTGAAACCGCTCGGAATACACAAATTTGAGAAATTCCCCGGAGCCTGGGGCGTGATGGCGGATGACCTTCTGGGCGGATTCTACACAGGAATCCTGATCTGGCTCAGTTTCATCGCTTTTCCCTTTCTAGGCTAG
- the fabF gene encoding beta-ketoacyl-ACP synthase II, whose product MEEVVITGMGCVSALGNSPDILWDNLLQGKSGVATIDRFDVSTLPVKIAAAVKEFDSSEYFSNRDQSRYSKCIQYAVYSAFQAMKNAGIDPKAEDPSRSGVIIGAGIGGMQAYTDNAVMLANRGPNRVSPFFIPMSITNMPAGEVSNRTGWMGPCFAVVSACATSNHSIAAAFDAIRLGRADIMLAGGTDETVNPLALAGFTTMHALSKRNDDPATASRPFDKDRDGFVMGEGSGILVLESLSHAKKRGANILARVAAVGMSADAHHMSAPREDGEGVRLAIQMALRDAGISPKDVGYVNTHGTSTPLGDVAECSALEKVFGASDNLKVNSSKCMIGHALGAAGALEAIITVKSLQNQMIHATTNVFNQDERIHLDVCANKNTSHDFKYALSDGFGFGGQNSVLLLARD is encoded by the coding sequence ATGGAAGAAGTTGTAATTACCGGTATGGGCTGTGTTTCGGCCCTTGGCAATTCCCCCGACATCCTCTGGGACAACCTGCTGCAGGGAAAGTCCGGCGTTGCTACCATCGACAGGTTCGATGTTTCTACGCTTCCCGTCAAGATCGCTGCTGCGGTCAAGGAATTTGACAGCTCTGAATATTTCAGCAACCGTGACCAGTCCAGGTACTCGAAGTGCATTCAGTATGCCGTCTATTCTGCTTTCCAGGCCATGAAGAATGCAGGAATCGACCCGAAGGCCGAAGATCCGTCCCGCTCGGGCGTGATTATCGGTGCCGGTATCGGTGGTATGCAGGCCTATACGGACAACGCGGTGATGCTTGCGAACCGTGGTCCGAACCGCGTTTCCCCGTTCTTCATTCCGATGTCTATTACCAACATGCCGGCAGGTGAGGTTTCCAACCGCACTGGCTGGATGGGCCCCTGCTTCGCAGTCGTTTCTGCCTGCGCTACGTCCAACCATTCCATCGCCGCCGCTTTTGACGCCATCCGTCTTGGCCGCGCCGATATCATGCTTGCCGGTGGTACCGACGAAACCGTGAACCCGCTCGCTCTCGCTGGCTTTACCACGATGCATGCCTTGAGCAAGCGCAACGACGATCCGGCTACCGCTTCCCGTCCGTTCGACAAGGACCGCGATGGTTTCGTCATGGGTGAAGGTTCCGGTATCCTCGTTCTCGAAAGCCTGAGCCATGCCAAGAAGCGTGGCGCCAACATCCTGGCTCGTGTTGCCGCTGTTGGCATGAGCGCCGATGCTCACCACATGTCCGCCCCGCGTGAAGACGGCGAAGGCGTGCGTCTCGCCATCCAGATGGCTCTCCGCGATGCCGGTATTTCCCCGAAGGATGTGGGCTACGTGAATACCCACGGTACTTCGACTCCGCTTGGCGACGTTGCCGAATGCTCCGCCCTCGAAAAGGTTTTCGGTGCTTCTGACAACCTCAAGGTGAACTCCTCCAAGTGCATGATTGGCCATGCCCTGGGTGCCGCTGGCGCTCTCGAAGCCATCATCACCGTGAAGTCGCTGCAGAACCAGATGATCCACGCGACCACCAACGTGTTCAACCAGGACGAACGCATCCACCTGGATGTCTGCGCCAACAAGAATACGAGCCACGATTTCAAGTACGCCCTCTCCGACGGCTTCGGCTTCGGCGGCCAGAACAGCGTGCTCCTCTTGGCCCGCGACTAA
- the orn gene encoding oligoribonuclease, protein MTKKKSSSNLVWMDLEMSGLDPEKDVILEVATIVTDAELNILAEGPVIAIHQGENVFESMDEWNTTHHTASGLVDRCRRSRYSTADAEAVTLDFIKPFTEKTKNVLCGNSITQDRRFLYKYMPNISNWLCYRNIDVSSIKELTFRWYPKLEEFQKEKRHEALNDIRESIAELAYYRKTIFK, encoded by the coding sequence ATGACTAAAAAGAAAAGCTCTTCCAACCTGGTCTGGATGGACCTTGAAATGTCCGGACTCGACCCTGAAAAGGACGTCATCCTGGAAGTCGCGACCATCGTCACCGATGCTGAACTGAACATCCTGGCCGAAGGACCGGTCATCGCCATTCACCAGGGCGAGAACGTCTTCGAATCCATGGACGAATGGAACACAACGCACCATACCGCAAGCGGGCTCGTGGACCGCTGCCGCCGTTCGCGCTACTCCACCGCCGACGCGGAAGCCGTGACGCTCGATTTCATAAAGCCTTTTACCGAAAAGACCAAGAACGTCCTGTGCGGGAATTCCATTACGCAGGACAGGCGCTTCCTATATAAATATATGCCTAACATTTCGAACTGGCTTTGCTACAGGAACATCGACGTCAGCTCAATCAAGGAACTGACCTTCCGCTGGTACCCGAAACTCGAGGAATTCCAGAAGGAAAAGCGCCACGAGGCCCTGAACGACATCCGCGAAAGCATCGCCGAACTCGCCTACTACCGTAAGACGATTTTCAAATGA
- a CDS encoding penicillin-binding transpeptidase domain-containing protein — protein sequence MKYYYDPQNRLPYKKRLRNRCIAITLFVIICASIGSCIYISSNAKEKSLIVNGVKQTSSAADPSDQIEDGISTAESNNDSLKKAPNDPITEPALKSLIGQAVATTDAAPEASNSADIDTAAKAIPENDPVDSAHIKAQKDVFLAEKIDNMLRRFRPMHSAILVVEPKSNEIIAWGETKGYKVQNSPDYFVKETFPAASLAKTITIAAAMESNRYSLNSPIPDRGAHHTLYKNQLRVPENYKGATIELQDAYAKSANPPLAIIGMNTGAKRLREAARNLGYNMNFPGGIPARSAYNPPDSGYGLAEASCGFTEATTLTPLLAAAQVRSILLKQPLEIPWAKDIPGFAPKSRIALDVGKFSENTYYGLRQAMIRSVTNGTARRQISTRNMARKNFNALTIGGKTGSLDGQDPHGRYEWFMGFAQSKDDPSKAVIVVIMQVHDLQGYRSQPACQVAAMIMNYWAHQTLWPKK from the coding sequence ATGAAGTATTATTACGACCCCCAGAACCGACTCCCTTACAAGAAAAGACTCCGCAACCGCTGCATCGCTATTACTTTGTTCGTCATCATATGCGCATCCATAGGATCGTGCATATATATATCCAGTAACGCCAAAGAAAAAAGCCTGATAGTAAACGGCGTCAAGCAGACTTCGTCCGCAGCGGACCCTTCCGACCAGATTGAAGACGGGATTTCCACAGCGGAATCCAACAACGATTCCCTCAAGAAAGCCCCGAATGACCCCATAACCGAGCCCGCCTTGAAGAGCCTTATTGGCCAAGCCGTGGCAACAACGGATGCGGCACCGGAAGCGAGCAATTCCGCGGACATCGATACCGCGGCAAAGGCCATTCCCGAAAACGACCCCGTAGATTCCGCGCACATCAAGGCCCAGAAAGACGTGTTCCTCGCCGAGAAAATCGACAACATGCTCCGCCGATTCAGGCCCATGCACAGCGCCATCCTGGTAGTCGAACCCAAGAGCAACGAGATTATCGCCTGGGGCGAAACGAAGGGCTACAAGGTGCAGAACAGCCCCGACTACTTCGTGAAGGAAACCTTCCCCGCCGCATCGCTCGCGAAGACCATCACGATCGCCGCCGCCATGGAAAGCAACCGCTATTCGCTGAATTCCCCGATTCCGGACAGAGGCGCGCACCACACGCTGTACAAGAACCAGCTGCGCGTGCCCGAGAACTACAAGGGCGCGACCATAGAACTACAAGACGCCTACGCGAAATCCGCGAACCCGCCGCTCGCCATCATCGGCATGAACACGGGTGCAAAGCGCCTGCGGGAAGCGGCACGGAACCTGGGTTACAACATGAACTTCCCGGGCGGAATCCCGGCGCGCTCCGCCTACAACCCGCCCGATTCCGGTTACGGCCTCGCCGAAGCAAGCTGCGGTTTTACCGAGGCGACGACCCTCACGCCGCTCCTTGCCGCAGCGCAGGTCCGCTCCATCCTCCTGAAGCAGCCGCTCGAAATCCCGTGGGCAAAAGACATCCCCGGCTTCGCCCCGAAATCGCGCATCGCGCTAGACGTGGGCAAGTTCAGCGAGAACACCTATTACGGGCTGCGTCAGGCAATGATACGCTCCGTCACGAACGGAACCGCAAGGAGGCAGATTTCGACCCGCAACATGGCCCGCAAGAATTTCAACGCGCTCACCATCGGCGGAAAGACCGGCTCTCTCGACGGGCAGGACCCGCACGGGCGATACGAATGGTTCATGGGATTCGCGCAGTCGAAGGACGACCCGTCGAAGGCGGTCATCGTCGTCATCATGCAGGTACACGACCTGCAGGGCTACCGCTCGCAGCCCGCATGCCAGGTGGCGGCGATGATAATGAACTACTGGGCCCACCAGACGCTCTGGCCCAAAAAATAA
- the lgt gene encoding prolipoprotein diacylglyceryl transferase, with product MEPSWWNLIPTYFDGIAFTIPLLNFEVHWYGMMYIFAFVTAYFTMWKINSKENLGYTKEQFDNLFVWAIAGILIGARLGYVFFYKPAYYFANPTEIILPLTHDALGWHFTGIAGMSYHGGMILGTIFAVIGMKRNKMDLWKTLNLCFLAAPLAYTWGRYGNFINGELFGEVTTSPIGMYFPLAHDSPITNPILHHPSQLYEMLFEGVILFAVLYNLRRIPLLRDKMPCLYLIGYGTFRFFIEFFRRPDAHLGRVDLFGMSRGQTLCSLMILAGIIWFAIIVYRQKKASQQASSK from the coding sequence ATGGAACCTTCCTGGTGGAACTTGATACCGACCTACTTTGACGGAATAGCCTTCACAATTCCCCTGTTGAACTTTGAAGTCCACTGGTACGGCATGATGTACATCTTCGCCTTCGTCACCGCCTACTTCACCATGTGGAAAATCAATTCGAAGGAAAATCTCGGGTACACGAAGGAACAGTTCGACAACCTTTTCGTGTGGGCCATCGCGGGCATCCTCATCGGCGCCCGTCTGGGGTACGTATTCTTCTACAAGCCGGCCTACTACTTCGCGAACCCGACGGAAATCATCCTCCCCCTCACGCACGACGCGCTCGGCTGGCACTTCACGGGAATCGCGGGAATGAGCTACCACGGAGGCATGATTCTCGGTACCATTTTCGCAGTCATCGGGATGAAGCGCAACAAGATGGATTTGTGGAAGACGCTCAACCTCTGCTTCCTCGCGGCCCCGCTCGCCTACACCTGGGGACGCTACGGCAACTTCATCAACGGGGAACTCTTCGGCGAAGTGACCACGAGCCCCATCGGCATGTATTTCCCGCTCGCGCACGACAGTCCCATCACGAACCCGATTCTGCACCACCCGAGCCAGCTCTACGAAATGCTCTTCGAGGGCGTCATCCTCTTCGCCGTTCTGTACAACCTGAGGCGCATCCCGCTGCTGCGCGACAAGATGCCGTGCCTCTACCTCATCGGCTACGGAACCTTCCGCTTCTTCATCGAGTTCTTCCGCAGGCCCGACGCTCATCTCGGGCGCGTCGACCTGTTCGGCATGAGCCGCGGGCAGACGCTCTGTAGCCTCATGATCCTCGCGGGAATCATCTGGTTCGCCATAATCGTCTACAGGCAGAAAAAGGCCAGCCAGCAGGCCAGTTCCAAATAA
- the rpmA gene encoding 50S ribosomal protein L27, which translates to MAHKKGQGSVRNGRDSNAKYLGVKKYAGETVKAGNVLVRQRGSHFHKGTNVGMGKDFTLFSLVDGKVKFEHIDANRQKVSVYPEEAN; encoded by the coding sequence ATGGCACACAAGAAAGGTCAAGGTTCCGTACGTAACGGCCGCGACAGTAACGCCAAGTACCTTGGTGTTAAGAAGTACGCGGGCGAAACCGTCAAGGCTGGCAACGTTCTCGTTCGTCAGCGCGGTTCTCACTTCCACAAGGGCACCAACGTCGGTATGGGCAAGGATTTCACCCTGTTCTCCCTCGTTGATGGCAAGGTGAAGTTCGAACACATTGACGCGAATCGCCAGAAGGTTTCTGTCTACCCGGAAGAAGCCAACTAA
- the rplU gene encoding 50S ribosomal protein L21, with the protein MYSIVETGGFQYKVELGKAYKVPTIDAAVGSELELKSVLLFSGKEVQVGTPVLNDASVKVEVLAHGKYDTVIVFKKKRRTRYERRNGHRQGYTEVLVTELRSGAESAAVDPQVITRNRARVAALAKQKEQNKPLTRKEKIAQGLPKPAKVKKNSLRKAKEA; encoded by the coding sequence ATGTATTCTATTGTTGAAACAGGTGGTTTCCAGTACAAAGTCGAACTGGGCAAGGCCTACAAGGTCCCCACGATTGACGCCGCTGTTGGTTCCGAACTGGAGCTCAAGTCCGTTCTTCTTTTCTCCGGAAAAGAAGTGCAAGTCGGCACCCCTGTCCTGAATGACGCCTCCGTGAAGGTTGAAGTTCTTGCCCACGGCAAGTATGACACCGTCATCGTGTTCAAGAAGAAGCGTCGCACTCGTTACGAACGCCGTAACGGTCATCGTCAGGGCTATACCGAGGTGCTGGTCACGGAACTTCGCTCCGGCGCAGAATCCGCTGCTGTCGATCCTCAAGTAATTACCCGCAACCGCGCTCGCGTGGCTGCCCTTGCCAAGCAGAAGGAGCAGAACAAGCCCCTCACTCGCAAGGAAAAGATTGCCCAGGGTCTTCCGAAGCCGGCCAAGGTCAAGAAGAACTCTCTCCGCAAGGCTAAGGAGGCTTAA
- a CDS encoding glycoside hydrolase family 2 protein, with the protein MNKIMSLDGDWQMKWDTEDSGISNRWYATFPEDTETVSVPHIWERSFEKLLMSQDCAFYFKRFTIDDEKQVTKRIFLRFERIATHATIWLNGKLLGDHFGAYTPFILETQKAIKLGEENVLCIRVANMGAANSRIDFGRESKEGANDRYAHPGEVPVGLPWTQYPFGGIFGHVDLVLGNAAFISDLHVEPDMDQERVTLEIAFNNPRGFSTRLRILMRNPNGDVYEWFKENPKLDKENTTIRMTLSIKDFNRTKCVWSPEKPNMFAIEVQMEIKGGKGKAPEYSFPVVRTFGFRKFDCIKGDFYLNDSILKLQGVCYNQQWSEGGLWTTSNPNLKKDLLAVKAAGFNTIRSCGAPLSTEALDICDEIGLLVFQEFPIHTMRSTLTGLDYAKDLINDIVREQHNHPCIAAWVLGSENGTFMLQNGNKLLNTISPVDMTRPTISNLDSIYIDNEGNFHKDTGKLLPVSVDRISQFASLSVRPRMNPNAAYTHYLAHCFNKDEEELMVPDSGFGDSHFQDGDDNSATDVSNKMLVTIKNHTLLPNTATNIKGPRANKNQKAVKNTYKSIETFIKESGFSVWDSVPAFIESSRSIAAKSKLDQITAFQSNPQISGFFLDQWADFGTDFSGVCDENRKSKGLEGFCKEITTPSRVLISELEHVVAPQSEVSFQLTLLNNDRLENVSVDVSLVDASGKELSKQEMLPEETTGKTSLTQLGICTLMAPRNTGKFQIRIVLKDNGKEVHSSAEDLIVIESADVKSAMDKVCFLDNSEESSDALAALSGPEKIIFTANLSSWPDEILNKIVDVTKNGGKTLLLSDMTPEDIDFMNQSHNFDCTVEANWSTGANGISLHYLPKGSALLPVFGGANILDHNAAAVMPGLSLNELPGATVFARSVSIKDGEVKTGVDMQMIPFGAGKIMFNQFSVFEGLETNALADALFTAIVNLL; encoded by the coding sequence ATGAACAAGATTATGAGCCTTGACGGCGACTGGCAGATGAAGTGGGACACCGAGGATTCCGGCATATCCAACCGTTGGTACGCCACATTCCCCGAAGACACCGAGACAGTTTCGGTTCCGCACATCTGGGAAAGGTCGTTCGAGAAGCTTCTGATGTCGCAAGACTGCGCATTCTACTTCAAGCGTTTCACTATCGACGACGAAAAACAGGTCACCAAGCGCATATTCCTCCGCTTCGAGCGCATCGCCACACACGCCACCATCTGGCTCAACGGCAAGCTGCTCGGCGACCACTTCGGTGCCTACACGCCTTTCATTCTCGAAACACAGAAAGCCATCAAGCTCGGTGAAGAGAACGTGCTCTGCATCCGCGTGGCCAACATGGGCGCCGCAAACAGCCGCATCGACTTCGGGCGCGAGAGCAAGGAAGGCGCCAACGACCGTTACGCCCACCCGGGCGAAGTGCCGGTCGGCCTGCCCTGGACGCAGTACCCGTTCGGAGGCATTTTCGGACACGTGGACCTGGTTCTCGGCAACGCGGCCTTCATTTCGGACCTGCATGTCGAGCCCGACATGGACCAAGAACGCGTGACGCTCGAAATCGCGTTCAACAACCCGCGCGGATTCAGCACGCGACTCCGCATCCTCATGCGCAACCCGAACGGCGACGTGTACGAGTGGTTCAAGGAAAATCCGAAGCTCGACAAGGAAAACACGACCATCCGCATGACGCTCAGCATCAAGGATTTCAACCGCACCAAGTGCGTGTGGAGCCCCGAAAAGCCCAACATGTTCGCGATCGAAGTCCAGATGGAAATCAAGGGCGGCAAGGGCAAGGCTCCCGAATACTCCTTCCCCGTCGTGCGCACATTCGGCTTCCGCAAGTTCGACTGCATCAAGGGCGACTTCTACCTGAACGATTCCATCCTCAAGCTCCAGGGCGTGTGCTACAACCAGCAGTGGAGCGAGGGCGGCCTCTGGACCACAAGCAACCCGAACCTCAAGAAGGACCTCCTCGCCGTGAAGGCGGCGGGCTTCAACACCATCCGCAGTTGCGGCGCACCGCTCAGCACCGAAGCCCTCGACATCTGCGACGAAATCGGCCTCCTCGTTTTCCAGGAATTCCCCATCCACACGATGCGTTCCACGCTTACCGGTCTCGACTACGCGAAGGACCTCATCAACGACATCGTCAGGGAACAGCACAACCATCCGTGTATCGCGGCCTGGGTGCTCGGTTCCGAGAACGGCACGTTCATGCTCCAGAACGGCAACAAGCTCTTGAACACCATCAGCCCCGTCGACATGACGCGCCCCACCATCAGCAACCTCGACAGTATCTACATCGATAACGAGGGCAACTTCCACAAGGATACGGGCAAGCTTCTCCCCGTCTCAGTCGACCGCATTTCGCAGTTCGCATCGCTTTCCGTGCGCCCGAGGATGAACCCGAACGCCGCCTACACGCACTACCTCGCCCACTGCTTCAACAAGGACGAAGAAGAGCTCATGGTGCCCGATTCCGGATTCGGCGACAGCCACTTCCAGGACGGCGACGACAATTCCGCGACCGACGTGAGCAACAAGATGCTGGTGACCATCAAGAACCACACGCTGCTCCCGAACACGGCTACGAACATCAAGGGCCCGCGCGCCAACAAGAACCAGAAGGCAGTCAAGAACACGTACAAGTCCATCGAAACCTTCATCAAGGAATCCGGCTTCTCCGTGTGGGACTCCGTACCCGCGTTCATCGAAAGCTCGCGCTCGATTGCGGCCAAGAGCAAGCTCGACCAGATTACCGCCTTCCAGAGCAACCCGCAGATTTCCGGCTTCTTCCTGGACCAGTGGGCGGACTTCGGCACGGACTTCTCCGGTGTCTGCGACGAAAACCGCAAGAGCAAGGGACTCGAAGGTTTCTGCAAGGAAATCACGACCCCGAGCCGCGTGCTCATCAGCGAACTTGAACACGTGGTCGCCCCTCAGAGCGAAGTGAGCTTCCAGCTTACGCTCCTGAACAACGACCGCCTCGAGAACGTTTCTGTCGACGTGAGCCTCGTCGACGCTTCCGGCAAGGAACTGAGCAAGCAGGAAATGCTCCCCGAAGAAACGACCGGCAAGACAAGCCTTACGCAGCTCGGCATCTGCACACTCATGGCGCCGCGCAACACGGGCAAGTTCCAGATTCGCATCGTGCTCAAGGACAACGGCAAGGAAGTCCATTCCTCCGCCGAAGACCTGATCGTGATCGAAAGCGCCGACGTGAAGAGCGCGATGGACAAGGTATGCTTCCTCGACAACAGCGAAGAATCCAGCGACGCACTCGCCGCCCTCTCCGGTCCGGAAAAGATTATCTTCACGGCAAACCTGAGTTCCTGGCCCGATGAAATCCTGAACAAGATTGTCGACGTCACGAAGAATGGTGGAAAGACGCTCCTGCTTTCGGACATGACACCCGAAGACATCGACTTCATGAACCAGAGCCACAACTTCGACTGCACGGTCGAAGCAAACTGGAGCACCGGTGCAAACGGCATCAGCCTGCACTACCTCCCGAAGGGCTCTGCTCTGCTGCCGGTGTTCGGCGGTGCAAACATCCTCGACCACAACGCCGCCGCGGTGATGCCGGGACTCTCCCTGAACGAACTGCCGGGCGCAACCGTGTTCGCGCGTTCCGTGAGCATCAAGGACGGCGAAGTGAAAACCGGCGTGGACATGCAGATGATTCCGTTCGGCGCAGGCAAGATCATGTTCAACCAGTTCAGCGTGTTCGAAGGCCTCGAAACGAACGCCCTCGCCGACGCGCTGTTCACCGCCATCGTGAACCTGCTCTAA